Proteins co-encoded in one Kribbella solani genomic window:
- a CDS encoding YdcF family protein produces MEPEKFRKGGVAAGDCWFGAGYVGALVLWKYHQLGHELKPVDAAIGLGSHDLGVADYAAELYRGQYFPVLVFSGGNSPTTKDRFPRSEAVYYKEHAVSRGLPAGAVLIDPAAANTGQNITMSRNVLASNGLTPDLLMLIPKPYMERRAYATCRKLWPDVQVVCASEPLTFDDYLSSIGDARLVLDMLVGDLQRALEYPKQGFAVVQEMPVEVLAAFRRLIAAGCTSRLVN; encoded by the coding sequence ATGGAGCCGGAAAAGTTCCGCAAGGGCGGTGTGGCCGCCGGCGATTGTTGGTTCGGCGCCGGTTATGTGGGCGCCCTGGTTCTTTGGAAGTATCACCAGCTGGGGCACGAGTTGAAGCCGGTTGATGCCGCGATCGGGCTCGGCAGCCATGATCTGGGCGTCGCTGACTACGCGGCCGAGCTGTACCGCGGGCAATACTTCCCTGTCCTCGTCTTCAGCGGTGGAAACAGTCCGACGACGAAAGACCGGTTCCCCCGCAGCGAGGCGGTGTACTACAAGGAACATGCCGTCTCGCGAGGTCTTCCAGCGGGCGCCGTCCTGATCGATCCGGCTGCCGCGAACACCGGCCAGAACATCACCATGTCGCGGAACGTTCTCGCGAGCAATGGCTTGACGCCGGACCTCCTGATGCTCATCCCGAAGCCCTACATGGAACGGCGCGCGTACGCGACTTGCCGGAAACTGTGGCCTGACGTCCAGGTCGTTTGCGCATCCGAGCCCTTGACGTTCGATGACTACCTTTCAAGCATCGGGGACGCGAGGCTGGTGCTCGATATGCTTGTCGGTGACCTGCAACGCGCGCTCGAATATCCGAAGCAAGGGTTTGCGGTCGTGCAGGAGATGCCGGTGGAGGTGCTAGCGGCGTTTCGGCGCCTGATTGCCGCGGGTTGCACTTCCCGCCTGGTGAACTAG
- a CDS encoding oxidoreductase has translation MQTTPPVALVTGASSGIGRAAALALVDAGFAVAGTSRNAASAEPLAGVTFLDLDVAGDESVRALVEEVIERFGRIDVLVNNAGVGAVGAGEESSIDQAKEVFDINVFGLMRMTNAVLPHMRAQGSGRVVNVSSVLGLIPAPFMAVYAAAKHAVEGYSESVDHELREHGVRMLLIEPAYTSTSFEASSQAPDSPLPIYAAQRAVSRDVLATAVRNADDPDVVAKVIVAAATDAKPRLRYTAGSMARRVSILRRIAPSRAFDKQIRKLNRLAD, from the coding sequence ATGCAGACAACTCCCCCGGTGGCCCTCGTGACGGGCGCCTCCTCCGGGATCGGGCGGGCGGCGGCGCTCGCCCTCGTAGACGCCGGCTTCGCGGTGGCAGGCACGAGCCGCAACGCGGCGAGCGCCGAGCCGCTCGCCGGGGTGACGTTCCTCGATCTCGACGTGGCCGGCGACGAGTCGGTCCGCGCCCTGGTCGAGGAGGTGATCGAGCGGTTCGGCCGGATCGACGTCCTGGTCAACAACGCGGGCGTGGGCGCGGTCGGCGCCGGCGAGGAGAGCTCGATCGACCAGGCCAAGGAGGTGTTCGACATCAACGTCTTCGGCCTGATGCGGATGACCAACGCGGTGCTGCCCCACATGCGTGCCCAGGGCAGTGGCCGCGTGGTCAACGTCTCGTCGGTCCTCGGTCTGATCCCAGCCCCGTTCATGGCCGTCTACGCCGCCGCCAAGCACGCGGTCGAGGGCTATTCCGAGTCCGTCGACCACGAGCTTCGCGAGCACGGCGTCCGGATGCTGCTGATCGAACCTGCCTACACAAGCACGAGTTTCGAGGCGAGCAGCCAGGCACCCGACTCGCCCCTGCCGATCTATGCCGCACAGCGGGCGGTATCCCGAGACGTGCTGGCCACGGCCGTGCGCAACGCCGACGACCCGGACGTTGTCGCGAAGGTCATCGTCGCGGCCGCCACCGATGCCAAGCCAAGGCTCCGGTACACCGCCGGCTCGATGGCCAGACGCGTCAGCATCCTGCGCCGGATCGCGCCCTCGCGCGCCTTCGACAAACAAATCCGCAAGCTGAACCGCCTGGCCGACTGA